Proteins encoded together in one Triticum dicoccoides isolate Atlit2015 ecotype Zavitan chromosome 7B, WEW_v2.0, whole genome shotgun sequence window:
- the LOC119341374 gene encoding uncharacterized protein LOC119341374 isoform X2, translating to MAGTRRGGALGAFTVAGKFNPVPEYALTFIRDYDIKGIGAMLAKASPCSMEEQIELFRKNVEQFRKPNAIGTFPNKGNAKDKEGEESDIKEEEGDYEVDEDFGDGMDEDEEILELQVHNEGERQCKKPRLAGEGFGWQGKF from the exons TACGGTTGCCGGAAAGTTCAATCCGGTGCCTGAGTACGCTTTAACCTTCATCCGCGACTACGACATCAAGGGCATCGGGGCCATGTTGGCTAAAGCTTCTCCTTGCTCGATGGAGGAACAGATCGAACTCTTCAGGAAG AATGTGGAACAATTCAGGAAGCCTAATGCCATTGGAACATTccccaacaaaggcaatgccaaggACAAGGAGGGCGAGGAGAGCGACatcaaggaggaggagggggattaCGAGGTGGATGAAGATTTTGGCGACGGTATGGATGAAGATGAGGAGATACTTGAG CTTCAAGTCCATAATGAAGGTGAACGACAGTGCAAGAAGCCAAGATTAGCAGGAGAAGGCTTTGGGTGGCAAGGGAAATTTTGA
- the LOC119341374 gene encoding uncharacterized protein LOC119341374 isoform X1, with product MAGTRRGGALGAFTVAGKFNPVPEYALTFIRDYDIKGIGAMLAKASPCSMEEQIELFRKNVEQFRKPNAIGTFPNKGNAKDKEGEESDIKEEEGDYEVDEDFGDGMDEDEEILELMVDDSKPATDGQLQVHNEGERQCKKPRLAGEGFGWQGKF from the exons TACGGTTGCCGGAAAGTTCAATCCGGTGCCTGAGTACGCTTTAACCTTCATCCGCGACTACGACATCAAGGGCATCGGGGCCATGTTGGCTAAAGCTTCTCCTTGCTCGATGGAGGAACAGATCGAACTCTTCAGGAAG AATGTGGAACAATTCAGGAAGCCTAATGCCATTGGAACATTccccaacaaaggcaatgccaaggACAAGGAGGGCGAGGAGAGCGACatcaaggaggaggagggggattaCGAGGTGGATGAAGATTTTGGCGACGGTATGGATGAAGATGAGGAGATACTTGAG CTGATGGTTGATGACAGTAAACCTGCTACTGATGGACAGCTTCAAGTCCATAATGAAGGTGAACGACAGTGCAAGAAGCCAAGATTAGCAGGAGAAGGCTTTGGGTGGCAAGGGAAATTTTGA